One genomic segment of Aquipluma nitroreducens includes these proteins:
- a CDS encoding Fic family protein produces MKYNWQLPEWPMFSFETTDVQPLILEFAKETGEIDGIIQGLPNHLKQETLLQLMMSEALNTSEIEGEYISREDVLSSLRNNLGLNDMPIAVKDRRAIGIAQLMTEVRKSFQEPLTINTLKTWHGMLMAGTRNINPGDWRKGNAPMQVISGAVGREVVHYEAPPSEKVPAEMKAFIEWYNSAVFPLKGEIAEGVLKSAIAHLYFESIHPFEDGNGRIGRAVAEKALSQSLNRPVMLSLSKTIEKNKKDYYNALKEAQRSLNITSWITYFTLVILDAQRDARLMVQFTLKKAQFFDRYRDELNERQSKTVLKIMEQGVDGFEGGMTARKYMSITRASKATATRDLQQLYDLGVFTRDGGGRSVRYQLNFD; encoded by the coding sequence ATGAAGTATAACTGGCAGTTGCCTGAATGGCCTATGTTTTCCTTTGAGACCACGGATGTTCAGCCTCTTATCCTCGAATTTGCAAAAGAAACAGGTGAAATAGACGGTATAATCCAGGGGTTACCAAACCACCTGAAGCAGGAAACGCTTTTACAATTAATGATGTCTGAAGCCTTGAATACCTCGGAGATAGAAGGAGAATATATCAGCCGTGAAGATGTGCTTTCCTCATTGAGGAACAACCTTGGGCTAAACGACATGCCTATTGCTGTAAAAGACCGAAGAGCTATAGGGATAGCCCAACTGATGACGGAAGTCCGAAAAAGCTTTCAGGAACCACTGACAATAAATACGCTTAAAACCTGGCATGGCATGTTAATGGCCGGTACACGGAATATAAATCCGGGCGATTGGAGAAAGGGAAACGCCCCCATGCAGGTGATTTCAGGTGCTGTTGGACGTGAAGTGGTACACTATGAAGCGCCGCCATCGGAGAAGGTACCAGCAGAAATGAAAGCTTTTATTGAGTGGTATAATTCAGCTGTCTTTCCATTAAAAGGAGAAATTGCCGAAGGGGTACTAAAGTCGGCCATAGCGCACCTCTATTTTGAATCGATTCATCCTTTTGAAGACGGAAATGGTCGCATAGGCCGTGCGGTTGCTGAAAAAGCGTTGTCGCAGTCACTCAATCGTCCTGTCATGCTGAGCTTGTCAAAAACCATCGAAAAGAATAAAAAAGACTATTATAATGCACTGAAGGAAGCACAACGTTCTTTGAATATTACTTCGTGGATAACTTATTTTACCCTAGTTATTCTTGATGCTCAGAGGGATGCCAGATTAATGGTTCAGTTCACATTAAAAAAAGCTCAGTTTTTTGACCGTTACCGGGACGAGTTAAATGAGCGCCAGTCGAAAACCGTCCTCAAAATAATGGAACAAGGAGTTGATGGTTTCGAAGGGGGAATGACAGCGAGAAAATATATGAGTATAACCAGGGCATCCAAAGCGACGGCGACAAGAGACTTACAGCAATTATACGATTTGGGCGTATTTACCCGTGATGGAGGTGGTAGATCAGTACGCTATCAACTGAATTTTGATTGA
- a CDS encoding transposase produces MSKPWIGKHNAIAFDPSFIHKSGKHTPVIGYFWSGCAVRAIRGIEILLLYLIDADTRLSFHLEAVQTPSPNCLSDNELTLIDWYAVLIKKQIKLILSITCYVVADAYFSKKNFVEKIMGCSLRLVSKLWEDSDFSYFSIQPKTGKIGRPAKYGRKDDVTNLNPEHFTLVENQKGIMTYSSIVYSKSLERNLLLVVELFQLKVKTIYRLLFSTDTMQAPIDVIDIYHTRFQIEFGFRDAKQFAGLKNSHARSGNKLIFHFNTALTTVNIDKVMQLKNLQTRENSFSMATYKILFHNTLMLSRFFAYLLLTRTQSKIVNMSMNYCISSLWPLNYLSLFERTIEFISTVKSYFLNILVEFYNLKNIFF; encoded by the coding sequence TTGTCGAAGCCTTGGATTGGCAAGCATAATGCCATCGCCTTCGATCCAAGTTTTATTCATAAATCAGGCAAGCATACTCCTGTAATCGGATACTTTTGGTCGGGTTGTGCAGTGCGGGCAATTCGTGGAATTGAAATCCTTTTACTTTACCTAATCGATGCAGACACAAGGTTAAGTTTCCATCTGGAAGCAGTGCAGACACCTTCACCAAATTGCCTTTCGGATAATGAACTGACATTAATCGATTGGTATGCAGTCCTGATCAAAAAACAGATCAAACTGATACTTTCCATTACCTGTTATGTTGTCGCAGATGCATATTTCTCCAAGAAAAACTTTGTTGAAAAGATAATGGGATGCTCCCTTCGTTTGGTAAGCAAACTTTGGGAGGATTCGGACTTTTCTTACTTTTCGATACAACCTAAGACCGGCAAAATAGGCCGGCCAGCAAAGTACGGGAGAAAGGATGATGTCACCAACTTAAATCCTGAACACTTCACTCTGGTTGAAAACCAGAAAGGAATAATGACATATTCTTCCATTGTATATTCCAAGTCTCTTGAAAGGAATCTCTTGCTGGTAGTAGAACTGTTCCAATTGAAAGTGAAAACAATTTACAGGCTATTATTTTCAACCGATACCATGCAAGCCCCAATCGATGTGATCGATATTTATCACACCCGCTTCCAAATAGAGTTTGGATTCAGGGATGCCAAGCAATTTGCTGGACTTAAAAACTCGCATGCAAGAAGTGGAAATAAGCTTATTTTTCATTTCAATACGGCCTTAACAACGGTGAATATTGACAAGGTAATGCAATTGAAAAATCTGCAAACCCGGGAAAACTCATTTTCGATGGCAACTTACAAGATCTTGTTTCATAATACTTTAATGCTATCAAGATTTTTCGCCTATTTGCTATTAACCCGAACTCAATCAAAAATCGTCAACATGTCAATGAACTATTGTATTTCGTCACTATGGCCGCTTAATTATTTATCGCTTTTTGAACGAACTATTGAGTTTATATCCACGGTCAAAAGTTATTTCCTGAATATTTTAGTTGAATTTTATAACTTAAAGAATATCTTCTTTTGA
- a CDS encoding DoxX family protein → MKDQIKFISKLIHTDNQQNASVWLLTALRIFIGWHFLFEGISKLFNHNWSSSPYLMQSKWLFSGFFHWLISNNNSLQIVDFLNIWGLIIIGLCLFIGFFTRVASTSGALLLLLYYVANPPFIYSLAPSEGHFYIINYNLIEAAALIVFASFHKDYLWSIQRLIAYYHSKLKEKKFPQEDNHEMLESYNDSRRELIKNLAVLPVLGVAFWGMAKKRGWISFEEKNLAAKTDGISGASMMVTKGRKISELKGKVPAGKIKNVVLSRIMAGGNLISGFAHSRDLIYVSSWLKTYFTDEKVIETLWLCEACGINTAVLRCDENTIRILDKYWKRGGKIQWLAQTYPKGSDITNVKAAIDNGAIGAFVMGNIADQIVYNKKIEDLIKPIEFIQSQGLIAGTAAHSIKVPMACVEHGIKVDFFMKTFHDNLYWSATTIDPEDSELPKQGKDHNQANDNIWCMSAPIVADFFKENTTPWIAYKVLAAGAIKPEDGFRHAFESGADFACVGMFDFQVIDNANIAYDILNSNLKRERKWYG, encoded by the coding sequence ATGAAAGACCAAATAAAATTCATTTCTAAGTTAATTCATACTGACAACCAACAGAATGCTTCCGTCTGGCTTCTTACAGCATTGCGAATATTTATCGGATGGCATTTTCTATTTGAAGGTATCTCTAAATTATTTAATCATAATTGGTCGTCTTCGCCATACCTGATGCAATCGAAATGGCTGTTCTCAGGTTTCTTCCACTGGTTGATAAGTAATAACAATTCATTGCAAATTGTCGATTTTCTAAATATTTGGGGATTGATCATCATTGGTTTATGTTTGTTTATTGGTTTTTTTACTCGCGTTGCCAGCACCTCAGGAGCATTGCTACTCTTATTGTATTATGTTGCCAACCCACCATTTATTTATTCGTTAGCTCCTTCCGAAGGGCATTTTTACATTATCAATTATAACCTGATAGAAGCAGCAGCACTGATAGTATTTGCATCATTTCATAAGGATTACCTTTGGAGCATCCAACGACTGATTGCTTATTATCATTCAAAACTGAAAGAAAAAAAATTTCCTCAGGAGGATAACCATGAGATGTTAGAGTCATATAATGATTCACGGCGCGAGTTAATAAAAAACCTCGCTGTACTTCCGGTTTTAGGAGTAGCATTTTGGGGTATGGCAAAAAAAAGGGGATGGATTAGTTTTGAAGAGAAAAATCTGGCTGCTAAGACCGATGGGATAAGCGGCGCTTCAATGATGGTAACCAAAGGTCGAAAAATCAGTGAGTTGAAAGGGAAAGTCCCTGCAGGTAAAATTAAAAATGTAGTATTAAGTCGCATTATGGCTGGCGGTAACCTGATTAGCGGATTTGCTCATTCACGCGATCTTATTTACGTTTCTTCTTGGCTTAAAACTTATTTTACTGATGAAAAAGTAATCGAAACCTTATGGCTCTGCGAAGCCTGTGGAATCAATACAGCAGTTTTACGTTGTGATGAAAATACCATCAGAATTTTGGATAAGTATTGGAAGAGGGGTGGAAAAATACAATGGCTCGCACAAACCTATCCTAAGGGATCTGATATAACCAATGTAAAAGCAGCCATTGACAATGGCGCCATAGGGGCTTTTGTAATGGGCAATATAGCTGACCAAATCGTTTATAATAAAAAGATAGAAGACCTGATAAAACCCATTGAATTTATCCAAAGCCAGGGATTGATTGCCGGAACTGCTGCCCATTCAATAAAGGTACCTATGGCATGCGTGGAACACGGAATTAAAGTCGATTTTTTCATGAAAACCTTTCACGACAATTTATATTGGTCGGCAACTACAATAGACCCGGAGGACTCAGAACTCCCAAAGCAAGGTAAAGACCACAATCAGGCCAACGACAATATCTGGTGCATGTCAGCACCGATTGTTGCTGATTTTTTCAAAGAAAACACCACACCCTGGATTGCCTATAAAGTATTGGCTGCAGGTGCAATAAAACCGGAAGATGGGTTTCGCCATGCATTTGAGAGCGGGGCTGACTTTGCGTGTGTGGGAATGTTTGATTTCCAAGTAATTGACAATGCCAATATTGCTTATGATATCCTGAATTCGAATTTGAAACGCGAACGAAAATGGTATGGATAA
- a CDS encoding Gfo/Idh/MocA family protein, protein MKIWNFGIIGAGLIADFHAKAIQSLENSRLVGICSSNPNKARHIAEKYNCNIFKNPSELLRSDEIEIVTIATPSGAHMEPTIEAAKYGKHVICEKPLEISLERIDKMIEAHNKAGTKLGGIFNYRYHDSFKYMKSAVDDGRFGTITYASISVPWWRSDDYYKDSWHGTLKLDGGGALMNQAIHMIDILQHLIGPVNSLQAYIATLGHSIEVEDTATAVLKFKNNALGVIYGSTASFPGQFRRIEITGTKGTAIQEENSFKIWQFADQTEADNEIFNRFHQIEGGGGVSDPGAIPFEPHAKNIAAFIDSIETGIPFEINGHEARKAVEIVLAIYTSAREKRPFNFL, encoded by the coding sequence ATGAAAATCTGGAATTTTGGAATTATCGGGGCCGGGCTGATTGCTGATTTTCATGCAAAAGCCATTCAAAGCCTTGAAAATTCAAGACTTGTAGGAATTTGTAGTTCAAATCCTAATAAGGCACGTCATATTGCCGAAAAATATAATTGTAACATATTTAAGAATCCATCGGAATTGCTACGTTCCGATGAAATTGAGATTGTCACAATTGCAACACCAAGTGGTGCACACATGGAACCAACCATTGAAGCAGCAAAATATGGAAAGCATGTGATATGCGAGAAACCACTTGAAATTTCACTTGAACGCATTGACAAAATGATTGAAGCCCACAACAAGGCCGGTACAAAACTGGGTGGCATATTTAATTATCGTTATCATGATTCATTTAAATATATGAAATCAGCCGTTGACGACGGGCGCTTTGGAACAATAACCTATGCCTCGATAAGTGTCCCCTGGTGGAGAAGTGATGATTATTACAAGGATAGCTGGCATGGAACTTTGAAACTCGATGGTGGGGGCGCTTTGATGAACCAGGCGATACATATGATTGATATTCTTCAACATCTAATAGGGCCTGTTAATTCTTTGCAGGCATATATCGCGACATTAGGCCATTCAATTGAAGTTGAGGACACAGCAACAGCTGTTTTGAAGTTTAAAAACAATGCACTGGGTGTAATTTACGGTTCTACTGCCTCATTTCCCGGTCAGTTTCGCCGCATCGAAATTACCGGAACAAAAGGAACAGCCATTCAGGAGGAAAATAGTTTTAAGATCTGGCAATTTGCTGATCAGACAGAAGCTGATAATGAAATATTTAACCGATTCCACCAAATTGAAGGAGGAGGCGGTGTATCAGATCCGGGCGCTATCCCTTTTGAACCACATGCAAAAAATATAGCTGCATTTATTGACTCAATCGAAACCGGTATCCCCTTTGAAATTAATGGCCATGAAGCACGAAAAGCTGTTGAGATTGTTCTGGCTATTTACACCTCTGCCAGAGAAAAGAGGCCGTTCAATTTTTTATAA
- a CDS encoding acyltransferase family protein — translation MASSNSYKSDVLSVNATEASLDKNGLEKVIGMGVRLASLDFYRGLVMVLLMLEASGLYDHIFNMTTPGSFLHSIANQFKHYPWHGLHFWDLIQPAFMFIAGTAMAFSLTRQMTMGRSWNQQAKHAFKRSWWLFFWGVFDYAVRGDHLSFELWDVLTQLSFTMLVAFLVFRWKAGSQILLSIGLLILTEFLYRFIQIPGFDQPFTDQHNFGNYIDLILMNKINSGGWVAINCIPTAAHTIWGLVAGKWLLTKPDNKSKIAPVIILGALALLVGYGLDIAGITPIIKKIATSSFTLVSGGYCLLALAFLYFWIDVMKHTRFLPFFTIVGMNSIFIYLFFEIVVNRWLSNYINTIVNGVISPIGISQAAIAIIGALAIFMVEWYLCFWLYQKKIFFKL, via the coding sequence ATGGCTTCATCTAATAGTTATAAATCGGATGTCCTTTCAGTAAATGCTACCGAAGCATCTCTTGATAAAAATGGATTAGAAAAAGTGATTGGAATGGGTGTTCGGCTCGCTTCACTGGATTTCTACAGAGGACTGGTGATGGTGCTTCTAATGCTTGAAGCCTCGGGCTTATACGATCATATATTCAATATGACCACGCCGGGTTCTTTTTTACATTCGATAGCCAATCAATTTAAGCATTATCCCTGGCATGGATTACATTTCTGGGATTTGATACAACCAGCTTTCATGTTTATTGCCGGTACTGCCATGGCTTTCTCACTTACCAGGCAAATGACAATGGGACGTTCGTGGAATCAACAGGCTAAACATGCTTTTAAACGGAGCTGGTGGTTGTTTTTTTGGGGTGTGTTTGATTATGCTGTACGAGGAGATCATTTATCCTTCGAACTTTGGGATGTATTAACACAATTATCTTTTACCATGCTGGTGGCATTTCTCGTTTTTCGCTGGAAGGCTGGTTCCCAGATACTTTTGAGTATTGGTTTATTAATACTGACTGAATTTTTGTATCGGTTTATACAAATCCCCGGTTTTGATCAACCTTTTACCGATCAGCATAATTTTGGTAATTATATTGATCTGATATTAATGAATAAGATCAATTCCGGAGGATGGGTTGCTATAAATTGTATCCCCACCGCCGCACACACAATATGGGGCCTGGTAGCCGGGAAATGGCTGCTTACTAAGCCCGATAACAAAAGCAAAATTGCTCCTGTTATTATTCTTGGAGCACTTGCTTTGTTGGTAGGTTATGGACTCGACATTGCAGGTATCACTCCTATTATTAAAAAAATTGCCACTTCTTCTTTTACCCTTGTTTCCGGCGGCTATTGTTTGCTGGCATTGGCGTTTCTTTATTTTTGGATTGATGTAATGAAACATACCCGATTTCTTCCTTTTTTTACAATTGTTGGAATGAACTCAATTTTTATTTATCTCTTCTTCGAAATCGTGGTAAATCGATGGCTTTCTAATTATATCAATACGATTGTAAATGGTGTTATATCGCCAATTGGCATATCACAAGCGGCAATTGCAATCATTGGTGCACTTGCAATATTTATGGTTGAATGGTATTTGTGTTTCTGGCTCTATCAAAAGAAGATATTCTTTAAGTTATAA
- a CDS encoding diflavin oxidoreductase: MFGTAIKKIFRKQTDRPTDEITVLYGSHSGNSEFIAKEAQTYLKKNGLTAITQNVAKYDVRRLGTEKLVLIVISTHGEGDPPESALKFYKNLFSEQAPALTNLQFAVCALGDSSYEQFCKTGKDIDLRLEELGALRIHSRVDCDLEFHQAASNWVSEVLRKCKTIENEPTPILIRTENLHQVHQAIIKEKVCLNEGSSSETYHVVLSIDSDFRYQPGDSIGIVPQNQEPLVDQILKQLNFCAETTVIYLNETVLLKKLLIGQFELTSISKKLIENYQQLAKSAKLASLLTDEKELHDYIRNCDVLDIITDFSLSVSPEDFISVLRTFQARHYSISSSQQKYPREVHLMVKQVQSEQKGRIRSGACSSFLNHSLEPGCPINIQLIPNEQFRIQTNGTPMIMIGAGTGIAPFRAFLHEKERGKADGKSWLLFGEKYPQTDFFYKAELERWQQTGLLNRIDLAFSRNQSAKIYVQHKIEEQATEFFDWLNRGAHVYICGSVAMGRDVKQAICRVIQTVGEKTEPEALLYWGKMIDENRIHQDVY, encoded by the coding sequence ATGTTTGGAACAGCAATCAAAAAAATATTCAGAAAACAAACCGATAGGCCGACTGATGAAATCACGGTTTTATATGGCAGCCATTCCGGCAATTCGGAGTTCATTGCAAAAGAAGCTCAAACTTACCTGAAAAAGAACGGGCTTACAGCAATTACCCAAAATGTTGCAAAATACGATGTGCGACGGTTGGGTACCGAGAAATTAGTATTGATCGTCATCAGTACACATGGCGAAGGCGATCCTCCGGAATCAGCCCTGAAGTTTTATAAAAACTTATTTTCGGAACAAGCGCCAGCGCTTACAAACCTGCAATTTGCCGTTTGCGCACTGGGCGACAGCAGCTACGAACAGTTCTGCAAAACAGGTAAAGATATTGATCTCAGGCTGGAAGAGCTGGGAGCCCTGCGTATCCATAGCCGGGTCGATTGTGATCTGGAATTTCATCAGGCCGCTTCCAATTGGGTTTCAGAAGTTCTCCGGAAATGCAAAACAATAGAAAACGAACCTACGCCAATCCTGATTCGTACAGAAAACTTACATCAGGTTCATCAGGCCATTATAAAAGAAAAAGTCTGTTTAAACGAAGGGTCATCTTCTGAAACTTATCATGTTGTGTTGAGTATTGATAGCGATTTTCGGTATCAGCCTGGCGACTCAATTGGTATCGTTCCTCAAAATCAGGAACCGCTTGTTGATCAGATATTAAAACAGCTTAACTTCTGCGCCGAAACTACTGTTATTTACCTCAACGAGACCGTTTTACTGAAAAAATTACTGATCGGCCAGTTTGAATTAACTTCGATCAGTAAAAAGTTAATTGAAAATTATCAGCAACTGGCTAAAAGCGCCAAGTTAGCCAGTTTACTTACCGACGAAAAGGAATTGCACGATTACATCCGGAATTGTGACGTACTCGACATCATTACAGATTTCTCATTATCCGTAAGCCCTGAAGATTTCATTTCTGTACTTCGGACGTTTCAGGCACGGCACTATTCGATTTCGTCCAGTCAGCAAAAATATCCCCGCGAAGTTCATTTGATGGTAAAACAAGTGCAGTCAGAACAAAAAGGACGCATCCGATCAGGGGCATGTTCATCATTCCTGAACCACTCTCTGGAACCGGGTTGTCCGATCAACATTCAACTGATACCCAATGAGCAATTCCGTATACAAACCAACGGAACACCTATGATAATGATTGGCGCAGGAACTGGAATCGCGCCATTCCGGGCTTTTCTGCATGAAAAAGAAAGGGGGAAGGCCGATGGAAAAAGCTGGTTGCTTTTTGGTGAAAAGTACCCACAAACAGATTTCTTTTACAAGGCGGAATTAGAACGCTGGCAACAAACCGGACTATTGAACCGCATTGATCTGGCTTTCTCGCGCAACCAGTCAGCTAAAATTTATGTGCAGCATAAAATTGAAGAACAGGCAACTGAGTTCTTCGATTGGCTAAATCGGGGAGCGCATGTTTATATTTGCGGTTCGGTTGCAATGGGGCGCGATGTTAAACAAGCCATCTGTCGGGTCATTCAGACTGTCGGAGAAAAAACAGAGCCGGAAGCTTTGCTTTATTGGGGAAAAATGATCGATGAAAACAGGATTCATCAAGATGTGTATTAA
- a CDS encoding carbohydrate binding family 9 domain-containing protein, translating to MVKSSFVLALTVLSLFSSQLYSAKCETDTIKRNIFHSEKQDKQEVNKINKDYIIRVKKRASDIKLDGLINEDDWRKGEIINLSHMVLPYDTGQATARSEVMMTYDEKAFYLAFIFHDTVPGKRPVESLRRDFVFTNNDNFSIYIDPFNDQTTGYSFGISASGAQRDGSISNGNVNNLMWDCKWQSVIKNFGDRWTGEVRIPFKSIRYKTGVDHWGIQISRNDMKLNEKSAWAPVPRQFATATLSYAGQLLWETPPRRSGLRLTFIPYLNSSISQNIENGENPKYKYNFGLDSKIGLSTSLNLDLTYNPDFSQAEVDDQVTNLDRFELYFPEKRQFFLENSDLFGSFGTDNIRPFFSRRVGLDAPVLAGARLSGKIGRDWRLGLMDMQTEKEGNLLVRNFFVASFQKKVFARSNVGGVFVNKEQINAPLDWQDGNKYNRIVGLEYNLASRDNFLNSKFFAQKSFTSGKMTSEEYTQGINFAYSRKSHLLEMEELYVGRDYNAEAGYVPRKDYLKVNPKATFNFFPKNGLLEYHGFSTEVVNFYSPWNMELIERQISANYFLQFKNRAHLVIINELNYLVLQKDYDPTNNGKYYLPAESSYKWYKFALSFTSDNSKLFKYLIHSGYGGYYNGERWIVEGNLNYRVQPYGYISLVYSYNNLILPAPWNHSGLWLVGTKLDMTFTDKLFFSTYIQYNQQINNININARFQWRYKPVSDLFIVYTDNYFPEYMVEKNRALVLKISYWFN from the coding sequence ATGGTAAAATCCTCATTTGTATTGGCTTTAACTGTTCTTTCCTTATTTTCGTCACAGCTTTATTCAGCCAAATGTGAAACTGATACAATTAAGCGAAACATCTTCCATTCCGAAAAGCAGGACAAGCAGGAAGTCAATAAAATAAATAAGGATTATATTATCAGAGTAAAAAAACGTGCCAGCGATATAAAACTTGATGGCCTTATCAATGAAGATGATTGGCGAAAAGGTGAAATAATTAACCTTTCTCATATGGTGCTGCCATACGATACAGGACAGGCCACTGCTAGGTCTGAGGTCATGATGACATATGATGAAAAAGCATTTTACCTCGCATTTATATTTCATGATACCGTTCCTGGGAAACGACCGGTAGAGTCGCTGCGACGAGATTTTGTTTTTACCAACAATGACAACTTTTCAATTTATATTGATCCTTTTAATGATCAGACTACAGGTTATTCATTCGGGATAAGCGCTTCGGGCGCTCAACGTGACGGGTCAATCAGTAACGGAAATGTGAATAACCTGATGTGGGATTGTAAATGGCAATCTGTTATCAAGAACTTTGGTGACAGATGGACCGGCGAAGTCCGTATTCCCTTTAAATCAATCCGGTATAAAACAGGAGTGGACCACTGGGGAATTCAAATTTCCCGAAATGATATGAAGCTAAATGAGAAATCGGCCTGGGCTCCTGTTCCCCGCCAATTTGCAACAGCAACTTTGTCGTATGCAGGTCAGCTATTATGGGAGACACCTCCTCGCCGATCGGGGCTTAGACTAACATTTATCCCATATTTAAACAGTAGTATTTCACAAAATATTGAAAATGGAGAAAATCCTAAATATAAATACAATTTTGGCTTGGATTCAAAGATAGGTCTTTCCACTTCACTCAATCTTGACTTAACTTATAATCCTGATTTTTCACAGGCAGAAGTTGATGACCAGGTTACAAACCTTGACCGTTTTGAACTCTATTTTCCGGAAAAAAGGCAGTTTTTCCTTGAGAACAGCGACCTCTTCGGCAGTTTTGGCACAGATAATATCAGGCCATTCTTTTCACGGCGTGTAGGTCTGGATGCACCAGTCCTTGCTGGAGCCAGATTAAGCGGAAAAATCGGACGAGACTGGCGCTTAGGACTCATGGATATGCAAACAGAAAAAGAAGGAAACTTATTAGTTCGGAATTTTTTCGTTGCATCATTTCAGAAAAAGGTTTTTGCCAGGTCGAATGTGGGTGGTGTTTTTGTGAATAAAGAACAAATTAATGCTCCGCTGGATTGGCAGGATGGCAACAAGTATAACCGGATTGTTGGGTTAGAATACAACCTTGCAAGCCGAGATAACTTCTTGAATAGCAAGTTCTTTGCACAAAAATCATTTACATCCGGAAAAATGACATCAGAGGAGTATACTCAGGGTATTAATTTTGCATATTCAAGAAAATCACATCTTCTTGAAATGGAAGAATTATATGTGGGAAGAGATTATAATGCTGAAGCAGGATATGTTCCCCGGAAGGATTATCTGAAAGTTAATCCCAAAGCGACATTTAATTTTTTCCCAAAAAATGGTCTGCTCGAATATCATGGTTTCTCCACTGAAGTTGTCAATTTTTACTCACCTTGGAACATGGAGTTAATAGAAAGGCAAATAAGTGCCAATTATTTCCTGCAATTTAAAAACAGGGCACATTTGGTTATTATTAACGAACTAAACTATCTTGTTCTCCAAAAAGATTACGATCCTACAAATAACGGAAAGTATTATCTCCCTGCTGAAAGTTCATACAAGTGGTATAAATTTGCACTCAGTTTCACTTCAGATAACAGTAAACTTTTCAAGTACTTAATTCATTCAGGTTATGGTGGCTATTATAATGGGGAACGATGGATTGTTGAGGGCAATCTTAATTACCGGGTCCAGCCATATGGGTATATCTCACTGGTATACAGTTACAACAATCTAATATTACCGGCCCCGTGGAACCATTCCGGATTATGGCTTGTCGGAACTAAACTCGATATGACTTTTACAGATAAGCTATTCTTCAGTACTTATATACAATACAATCAACAGATTAATAATATCAATATAAATGCACGGTTCCAATGGCGCTACAAACCTGTTTCCGATTTATTCATCGTTTACACTGATAACTATTTTCCGGAATATATGGTTGAGAAAAACAGGGCTTTAGTACTAAAGATTTCTTACTGGTTCAACTAA